The genomic window CAATAGGGTCCCAAAAGGCATGTGGAAGCCCCCCCAACACCCCGAACCCCGGCCCTGCAGCCGACTCCAAGGAGGTTACTTGGGGGTCCTGCGAGGTCACCTAAGGCTGGGGTACAGTCCCCGGGAGCAAGCAGAGAAAGAGAGCCCTTCGGCTTCCTCTCCCACGCCTTCTATCGCCCCAAGAGGAGCGGGGGGGCTCCCCACCTCGGCACGATCCATCAGCGCCGTTTCCGCAGACAGGACGAATGTAGAGGCAgcgtctccccccccccccggacGTATGGCCGGGATTCCCGGGGTCCCCAACAACAAAGGCTCCCGCCCGGCCTtcgccgcctcctcctcctccccccccccccccccagcccgcCCGGCTCTGCCTCCTCCGCAGCTCCCGGGCCTAGGCGGTGCGGCGGcgggaggagggggcagggccgTCCCGGCCCCCCAGCGATCCTCCCCCCCGCGGACCCACCTGCACCTCCGCCAAGGGCAGGCTGAAGGAACCGAGGGCGGGGAGGGCCTCTCCCTCCCAAAGCCGGCCACGTCCGTCCCCCTCCCACTCGGCGCACGCTCCGGATCTCTCGCCTCCCTCCCAAGGGGAAGGAGCCGTCGCGGCCGCCGCAGCCAGGGGATCCCTTCCTGGGGCGGCGCGTCCTCTTCCCGCCCGGCCGGAGGAAGGACCGGACTAGTCCgccggcggcggcggccgcgggaGCGCGGAGCGGGGACGAGGGGGGCCGGGGGCCCCGAGAGCTCCTTCCCCGCCGCCTCGCGCCTCCCGGACCGGGCGAGTCTTCTGCTGAGTAACGGCTCGGGCGCCAGAGGCTGCTGCGAGGCCTTCTGTCCCGCGTGGTCGTGATCGTGGTCCCGGTCGTCGCCGCCGCCTCTTCCCTGCCGATGCCCGGCCGCGGCGGACAGACGGCCAGGTCTCTCCGGGTCGGGCCCCCGGCTGCCTCTCGTAGTGGGAGGGCCGAGTGCGGAGCGCAGGAAGGTGTGTGCGGGGCGGGGGCAAGAAGGGGGACCGAACCAGTCCTCGCTGAAGCCGGAGTTAAGACGCCGACTGACTGATGGCCCGGGTCCCACACAACTCGGGCTTCAGTCTGCGCGGGGGCGGAGCGACCCATCCTGTCTCTGGGCTCCCGCCAATCAGGAGCCGCCCAGCTGAGCGAGCCGCGCAGGGGGCCTCCGGAGCGGCTGAGCGGTGACGGCAAGAGGCGGGGATTGCGGAAAAGCTGAGCCAATCAGAGCGGCCGTTGCGGGCCCCTTCGCTTTGATAGACGCCTGCTGGCGGGCCAATGGGACGATTCCCCTTTCGAAGAAAGCGGGACCGGTCTTAGGGGattggggggggagagagagacacacacagaggcgggggggtgggggtggggttcgTCCTCGTGGAGAGGTGGGTGCTAGTGCACTGGGTGTTGCTAAGGGACTGGGGAGTTTCTCTCTGGACCTTTTCCCCTCTCCCGTCCCGGGAGTCACGTGGACGGGGAGGAAATGCAGAAGCGCTTCCTTCCGGGTCAGCCCCGCAGTTGCCGCGAACTCCGCGTGTCCGCCTCGCAGACGCAGCTCCTTCTGGCCAAATCCTCGGGAGCCTGTTTTTGGGGGTGGGGCTCCCCTCGGTCCCCAAGACCCCCGAAGCCTGCAGCTGCCGAGATGAGCTCCCAGAAGGGGAACGTGACCCGCACGAGGTCGCAGAGGCACCAGAACGCTTTCAGCTTCAGAAATGACAAGTTCGATAGCAGTGTTCGGACCAAGGTAGGGGTCCTCGTCAGGACGGAGCGCTGCGGAGGAGAGTCCGACGCGGAGGAGCGGGGCGGGCATCCCGGGGCAGCGTGGGACTGGAGAGAGGGAGGCCGAGCACGTGGGCTCTGGAGGCTCGGCCTGGCGGCGGGGAGCCTCAGGCCGGCGACTCACCCCTTAATAACCCCCCCCCCACCCGGGTCGGAAGTAGATGATCCAGTCCCAAGCCCCCATGGCTCCGCCCTGCCGTGGCAGTGGTCCCAAGGACTCTGCACTGGGTTGCGGGAGAGTTTGCCTAAGACAGAGCCGCGGCCCCCCGGAGTCCTTTGCCCCAGGATCCCTGAAGGCCGGGCGACCTTGCAcgagtcacttgacctctttgccgcgctttcctaatctgtaaaatggggataataatagcacctgcctctccgGGTCGTGGTGAGGATCAGATTAGAAATGTCTCAAATTCTTGGCAAGCCTTAAGGGCCAGCTGTCTCATTCATTGTAACTCTGGAGGACTGGCGTTCTTTCCTTGTGTTACTTTGTATCCTTTGTATGTAGCACTGTGGCTTGCACCGaagtcggtgcttaataaatgttgaattgagcTGGACTGTGCGTTCTGTTGTTCTAATGACAGATGTTTGTCACCTCTCGGAGAGTGTTCTGCCGGCTTCACGAGCTGTCTAAGGCAAGGAGGAAACTCAGGCCCGgggagtttaaatgactttccactCAGGGTTTCCCCAGGAAGCGTCTGAATGGGTCAACATGTGTTAAAGTTGactttaaaaaatggataaaGAACACCCTGGTCTATAGACACCAACCGCTTCTCTTTTGAGCCTTGTCTTTCCCCAAGCCGTCCTGGGATTGAGTACTCTAATTCCTTcctccaaaaaacccccaaaccaaaccaaacaaaacaccAGTCCATAAACCTTTCTCAAGAGAATACCACCTTCTTCCAGGAATCTCTATAGACCATTATAAGCTTATTAACAAATTGAGAGTTgacccttccccccctccctagTGAGCCTTAGGGGTTATTAGAGAGTATAGCAACTTGTTCCTTTTGGGATAAATtgaaagtgagggagagaaaagtgaTGACTGCTTAGCAAAGTCctgaaggagtcaggagggaaTGGGATAGAGGGTTAAGATTGAGACAGGAATGGGGAACCttcggccttttgactgaatccaaacttcacagaacaaattcttttattattttattatctttttattaaggggatttgttgcaggatggtccctgccctccagaaacttacattctaacaggtgAAAACCATACATACAAAGTACATTTGCCTCGGAGTGACCTGGAAGTGCCCTGGAAGTGTTGTGGAGGCCTGGATCCAAAGAACTTTAGGCCGAAGTATCAGAAATCAGCATGTCCAGGGCCCGAGTACACAGTTTTAGTTGGGATGAAGTGGAGATGATGGCaagacaggagagaagaaaatggtccAGATGGTGTTGGGGAAAAAGAGAGACCTAGCCCTCTCTTGGTTTACCTTAGCCTCAGTGCCCCCCACAGGACTGTGTGGCAATGGCTTTATAAACCTGAGGGTCCTGTAGTGCTATGAATTATGAGGACTCTGATTATGATGAGGTCATTTATTACCCCGGACCTCAGTTCCTTTTTCTGTCAATTAAGGAAGTTGAAACAAATATTCTATAAAGTTCCTTCTAATTCCTGCACTTCgttcttttccatttcactttatTCTTGGTGATTCTTGATCTGTGGTTAATTGGTCAGGAGTAAAGgggttatattttcttttccttccattctgGAGCTCCCTGTTTGACTTGTAACCTTCTTCAACTCTTTGTACCACTTGTAGGTATTGGTCAGTTTAAAAAGACTATTATAAGTAACATGTAGGCTGATAACTGTGAAATCTACTCGATTCCTTGACAGCAGTTACAACAAAAGTTATTTATGTTGCTATTTAAATAAACATAGGCAATGATTTCAGAGTGATTGGTAGTTCAGTTTTTTAGATCTTTTACAATAAATTGGTGAAAATTTATGAGACAAActagttgaaaatgaaaaaatcaagagTGGCAAAAATAGAATTGAATACAGCAACTTTGAAGTTCCTATGATTCTGGAATGAGGTGGTATTGATAAATAAATATTGGATAGGTCTTCTGGAGGATGCGTATATTAAAATACATCTTTGTCAAGAAGCATTATAAATCCATTTTTTCAAACTGAAGTCAGTAATAATAATGTGACCTGATATATGCCTGATCAAAACTTGACAGGAAAATTGTGTGTGTTTACTTGTGTAGGCATATAtctgtatggtgtgtgtgtgtgtgtgtgtttgtatctccATTTATATCGGTGAGTATCTCAATTCTAGGAGGAAATATTTGACTTTATCTTTGGTTGGAAATGGTTATTGATTGTCACacaataaacaaaatatt from Notamacropus eugenii isolate mMacEug1 chromosome 1, mMacEug1.pri_v2, whole genome shotgun sequence includes these protein-coding regions:
- the C1H9orf85 gene encoding uncharacterized protein C9orf85 homolog isoform X4, translated to MQKRFLPGQPRSCRELRVSASQTQLLLAKSSGACFWGWGSPRSPRPPKPAAAEMSSQKGNVTRTRSQRHQNAFSFRNDKFDSSVRTKRINAKLHDGVCQHCKEVLEWRVKYSKYKPLSKPKK
- the C1H9orf85 gene encoding uncharacterized protein C9orf85 homolog isoform X3; amino-acid sequence: MQKRFLPGQPRSCRELRVSASQTQLLLAKSSGACFWGWGSPRSPRPPKPAAAEMSSQKGNVTRTRSQRHQNAFSFRNDKFDSSVRTKRINAKLHDGVCQHCKEVLEWRVKYSKYKPLSKPKKCVKCLQKTVKDSYHMICRPCACELEVCAKCGKKEEIVLP